The following proteins are co-located in the Castanea sativa cultivar Marrone di Chiusa Pesio chromosome 8, ASM4071231v1 genome:
- the LOC142606414 gene encoding uncharacterized protein LOC142606414 — MAWVKVNFDGAVLQGSDEAGLGTIFRNDSGLVMATLTQVIPLPTSVEMVEVLAARRALIFAKELGFDRVILEGDSEIAIRAMKSEDYSSAPFGHIILDIKALSSHFRSLVFHHTRRRGNKVTHSLARATCNFSPFCTWMEEVPVISHVDYFAEIINNT, encoded by the coding sequence ATGGCGTGGGTCAAAGTCAATTTTGATGGAGCTGTTTTGCAGGGGAGTGATGAAGCAGGATTAGGAACCATCTTCCGCAACGATAGCGGTCTAGTTATGGCTACATTAACACAAGTTATTCCTCTACCCACTTCAGTGGAGATGGTGGAAGTGTTAGCAGCAAGGAGGGCTCTTATCTTTGCCAAAGAGCTTGGGTTTGATCGTGTCATCTTGGAGGGCGATTCTGAAATTGCAATTcgagctatgaaatctgaagaCTACTCTAGCGCACCCTTTGGTCACATAATTTTGGACATTAAGGCCCTTTCTTCCCACTTCAGGTCCCTGGTTTTCCATCATACACGCAGACGGGGAAACAAAGTTACTCATAGTCTGGCACGTGCAACTTgtaatttttctcctttttgtaCTTGGATGGAGGAAGTCCCTGTAATTTCCCATGTGGATTACTTTGCAGAAATTATCAATAATACATAA
- the LOC142606416 gene encoding protein NUCLEAR FUSION DEFECTIVE 4-like yields the protein MGGGECFRFVVHVVKGKWFTVFASLLIMAGAGATYIYGKYSKQIQKTLGYDEDAMNKITLYRDVGANVAIFAGLIAEVVPTWVVTLIGAAMNFGGYFMIWRAVTGKIAKPKVWHMCAYIAIGTNSQNFANTAALVTCVKNFPESRGVVLGLMKGLVGLSGAILTQIFLGMYEDDLNSLILLIGWLPAVVSVVFVFTLRTMKTERQPDELKVFLLFFYSTIVLALYLMIMTLLEKYVTMGNAVHSKSAIVVTVLLFLPLYIVFKEERTLWKNKKEREMTIEKSEDSEPEQLAEEPKGSCFASIFNKPERGEDHSILQAILSVDMLFIFVISLCGYGTSLTAIDQFGRIGKAQGYSDRLVDSIITLVSIWNYYGRVYSGFVSELLLMKYKLPRSTMMTVVLFMSGIGMLFVAFPEIPFAFYVASVLIGFSFGAQVPLNLAMISEFFGLKYYSTLFNCAQLISPLGSFLLNAKLTKSLYLKEATKELIAQGVDTSSVKDPTCIGHHCFRLSFSILAMVAFFGALAALILSKRTKEYYKGDIYRKYRVQEDEAYKRFKGETYVMFTEDSKAN from the coding sequence ATGGGTGGTGGGGAATGTTTCCGATTTGTGGTACATGTGGTAAAAGGAAAATGGTTCACGGTTTTTGCCTCATTGTTGATCATGGCTGGAGCTGGTGCAACATACATATATGGAAAATACTCCAAACAGATTCAGAAAACTCTTGGTTATGATGAAGATGCAATGAATAAGATAACCCTTTACAGAGATGTTGGTGCAAATGTAGCCATTTTCGCTGGCTTAATAGCCGAGGTGGTACCAACATGGGTTGTGACCCTCATTGGTGCCGCCATGAATTTTGGGGGTTACTTCATGATATGGAGAGCTGTCACAGGCAAAATTGCCAAACCAAAAGTTTGGCATATGTGCGCTTACATTGCCATTGGAACCAACTCTCAGAACTTTGCAAACACAGCAGCTCTTGTCACCTGTGTCAAGAATTTCCCGGAGAGCCGTGGCGTTGTTTTGGGACTAATGAAGGGCCTCGTTGGGCTTAGTGGAGCTATCTTAACACAAATTTTCCTTGGTATGTATGAAGATGATTTGAATTCTCTCATTCTTCTCATTGGTTGGCTCCCAGCTGTGGTATCAGTGGTGTTTGTGTTCACACTCCGGACAATGAAGACTGAAAGACAACCTGATGAGCTCAAAGTGTTCCTACTTTTCTTCTATTCAACAATTGTACTCGCACTTTATCTCATGATTATGACATTGCTTGAGAAATACGTTACTATGGGCAACGCAGTGCATTCAAAAAGTGCAATTGTGGTTACTGTCCTGCTATTCCTCCCTCTCTATATTGTCTTTAAAGAAGAGAGAACCCtctggaaaaataagaaagagcGTGAAATGACCATTGAGAAATCAGAAGATTCAGAACCCGAGCAGCTAGCAGAGGAGCCGAAAGGGTCTTGTTTTGCAAGCATCTTCAATAAACCAGAAAGAGGAGAAGACCACAGCATTTTGCAAGCAATACTAAGTGTTGACATGTTGTTTATCTTTGTCATTTCGTTATGCGGATATGGGACAAGCTTAACAGCAATTGACCAGTTTGGACGCATTGGCAAAGCACAAGGATATAGTGATAGACTCGTAGACTCCATTATTACACTAGTAAGCATATGGAATTACTATGGAAGAGTATACTCAGGCTTTGTCTCAGAACTATTGCTTATGAAATATAAGCTTCCACGTTCGACTATGATGACAGTAGTGCTTTTCATGTCAGGCATTGGAATGCTCTTCGTGGCTTTCCCTGAAATCCCATTTGCATTTTATGTGGCATCAGTGTTGATTGGATTTTCATTTGGTGCACAAGTACCATTAAACTTGGCAATGATTTCTGAGTTCTTTGGCCTTAAGTACTACTCTACACTGTTCAATTGTGCCCAATTGATAAGTCCACTTGGGTCATTTCTACTAAATGCAAAGCTCACAAAATCTCTCTACTTGAAAGAGGCTACAAAGGAACTCATAGCTCAGGGTGTGGATACATCATCTGTGAAGGACCCAACTTGCATTGGACACCACTGTTTTAGGCTGTCTTTCTCGATTTTGGCCATGGTTGCATTCTTTGGAGCTTTGGCAGCACTTATATTGTCGAAGAGAACGAAAGAATATTACAAAGGTGACATATATAGGAAGTATAGAGTTCAAGAAGATGAAGCATATAAGAGGTTCAAAGGTGAAACATATGTGATGTTTACAGAAGACTCTAAGGCCAACTAG
- the LOC142606415 gene encoding uncharacterized protein LOC142606415, producing the protein MPWLCAKDFNKILWSHEKLGLGPRRETPMKAFREVLYELGLKDLRYVGRKFTWKGRRQGGFVLECLDPAVANNQWLSLNPGTRVQHLHSNSLDHQAIIVKPEGISPNPRRTFKFKQIWLRDRGCSNTVNSAWGPSILGATMPMVAGKVQACGVKLTEWNKNSFGSVRKMLEEKRKLQTRAELDAAKGGDQLVVKSLQREINEILDKESQLWQHRSLALFLKCGDRNTTYFHIEYYQSLFSSSSPSEFSDILEKVQPSVTDSMTTMLLRDFNKKEVEIAIKQMKPITAPDPDSMPPLFYQSFWNTVGDDVCSTILDCLQSCKIPREINLTHIALIPKVKSPERISEFRPISLCSVIYKVWGHYGNQRKIHWSKWSMLCLPKDLGGMGFKELKKFNDAMLTKQVWRLLEDKSSLFHRFFKAKIFPNGTIFYVKEDKGSFAWKSILKGREIIKNGAQWRVGNGENILIYKDCWLLDPQYTRIQSPLIFYGCDAQVLALIDMERRCWIDDAIDNNFLPLEAKLIKSIPLSLNVVEDKLYWRSNVDGIYSVKSGYRLLVDDELSSNVGSSNLSLSKNAWKGLWKLRTPN; encoded by the exons ATGCCGTGGTTGTGTGCTAAGGATTTCAACAAAATTCTCTGGTCTCATGAGAAATTAGGCTTGGGTCCAAGAAGAGAAACTCCAATGAAAGCCTTTCGCGAGGTATTATATGAGCTCGGGTTGAAAGATTTGAGATATGTAGGGAGAAAGTTTACTTGGAAAGGGCGTCGTCAAGGTGGCTTTGTGCTTGAATGCCTTGACCCAGCAGTAGCCAACAATCAGTGGCTTTCCCTGAACCCGGGCACCAGAGTTCAACATCTCCACTCCAACTCTTTGGATCATCAAGCCATTATAGTGAAGCCAGAAGGTATTAGTCCAAATCCAAGACGAACTtttaaattcaaacaaatatGGCTTCGGGATAGGGGCTGTAGCAACACAGTCAATAGTGCTTGGGGTCCTTCTATTCTCGGGGCTACAATGCCTATGGTAGCAGGAAAAGTTCAAGCTTGTGGTGTGAAGCTCACTGAGTGGAACAAAAACTCTTTTGGGAGTGTTAGGAAGATGCTTGAGGAGAAGAGGAAACTCCAAACTAGAGCTGAACTGGATGCAGCAAAGGGGGGTGATCAATTGGTGGTAAAATCTCTCCAGAGGGAAATAAATGAAATTCTTGATAAAGAAAGTCAGCTGTGGCAGCATAGGTCTCTGGCGCTTTTCCTGAAATGCGGTGATAGGAATACTACTTATTTTCACA tTGAGTACTACCAGTCTCTGTTCTCTTCCTCCTCTCCATCTGAATTTTCTGACATCCTTGAAAAGGTTCAACCCTCAGTAACTGATTCTATGACTACAATGCTGCTAAGGGACTTCAACAAAAAGGAAGTGGAAATAGCCATAAAGCAGATGAAGCCCATTACGGCCCCCGACCCTGACAGTATGCCTCCGCTCTTTTATCAGTCTTTTTGGAATACTGTGGGTGATGATGTCTGCTCAACTATTTTAGACTGTTTGCAAAGTTGTAAGATTCCTAGAGAAATAAACCTTACTCATATTGCTTTAATTCCAAAAGTAAAATCCCCGGAAAGAATTTCTGAATTCCGCCCTATAAGTTTATGCAGTGTGATTTATAAGGTG TGGGGCCATTATGGAAACCAAAGGAAGATACATTGGTCAAAATGGAGCATGCTATGTCTTCCAAAAGACCTTGGAGGCATGGGTTTCaaggaactaaaaaaatttaatgatgcAATGCTGACAAAACAAGTGTGGAGATTGCTAGAAGATAAGTCCTCTCTCTTCCATAGGTTTTTCAAAGCGAAAATTTTCCCAAATGGtactattttttatgtaaaggAAGATAAGGGTTCCTTTGCCTGGAAGAGTATCCTAAAAGGCCGTGAGATCATAAAAAATGGGGCCCAATGGAGAGTGGGAAATGGCGAAAACATCCTCATTTACAAGGATTGTTGGCTCCTTGACCCCCAATACACCAGAATTCAATCCCCGCTAATTTTCTATGGCTGTGATGCTCAGGTATTAGCACTGATTGACATGGAGAGAAGGTGTTGGATTGATGATGCAATTGATAATAACTTCTTGCCCCTTGAAGCCAAACTAATCAAATCAATTCCTTTAAGCCTCAATGTTGTGGAAGACAAGTTGTATTGGCGTAGCAATGTGGATGGGATATATTCGGTGAAGTCCGGGTATAGACTCCTGGTGGATGATGAGCTGAGCTCAAATGTTGGATCATCAAACCTATCCCTGTCTAAGAACGCGTGGAAGGGACTGTGGAAATTGAGGACTCCCAActaa